ACAAGAGCATAGGTTGTGTGGTAGAATAATATGAAGAATACACCACTGGTTTCAGTAATTGTCATTTCTTATAATTCGTCGAAGTATATTATTCACACTTTGGAAAGTATCAGGCGGCAAACCTATGGTAACATAGAATTGATTATATCTGATGATGGATCTAAAGATGATACTGTAGAAGTTGCAGCACGTTGGTTAGAAGATAACAAAGGTGCTTTTACTGCTACCCGATTAGTGGTAGCAGAAAAAAATGGAGGATTGCCTGCCAATTGTCAAAGAGGTTTCAATGCTTCAACAGGTGACTATATTAAACTGATAGCTGCTGATGATATTTTGATGCCGCGTTGCATTGAAAGTTTTATGAATACACTGCAGGCTAATAATGCTGATTTCGCATATTCAGCCGTTGAGATTATAGATGAACATAACAAAGTAGTTGGAGGTGATACATCTTTTTATCCTTCTTTTTTTGGAACACTTACTACTAAGAGAAAGAAAGAGGTTTTTGCCAGGTATGCAGAGTTTTTAAATACACCTACCTGGTTTTATACAAGAGCATTGATAGAAAAGGTGGGAGGATACGAAACTTCATACAGAATTTTGGAAGATCATATTTTGTTGATGCGTGTTCTGCAGCTAGATGCAAAGCTGGTATATGTTGATCAACCCCTGGTTCAATATCGTGTTCATTCTCACTCGTCTATTGCAGCGCATAACAAAATTCTGCTGCAGGAACTAAAAAGGTCAAGGCATGAAGAGCGATGGGTTCATCTAAACAAGTGGAGCATTAAGAACCTGCTTTTTATGGCTGATGATTACCTGCATTATTTATTTGCTCCAAGTAAGTTTAGGAAATTCCTGTATTTAACCCGTACAATCAACCCTGCTTTTTGGATGAAGTTGTTTATTAAGAATAAAGCAAACACACCCGGAGTTCTTAAAATTAAAAAGATGTTCGGCTAGCCAAAACCGGCTATTGTGCAATTATGTTTATTTACGTCTTCTTTTTTTTGGTAATTCTTTGTGGCGCTATTTTTATTTATGGCGCACCACAGCGGGCTATTTTCCTTTCCGTTATTTCGTTTGTGCTAATAATGCTATGCGGGTTACGTGGAGATGTTGATGGTGATTACTGGTCGTATATACTATCGTATCAGGGCGCAATTTCAGACCAGGAAAATTTGAATGTTGAATTTTCCTACAATGCCATATCCAAAATTGTAGATGCTGTTGTCGGTAATTTCAGTGGTGTGCTGTTTTTTTATGCTTTTGTTTCCATTAGCCTTCTTACGTATATAATTATAAAGTTTTACCACGCTAATATTTACGTTTTCCTTGTTTACTACTCCTTTTACTTCTTCCTGCATCCAATGACGCAAATACGTGGGTCAATAGCAGCATCTGCTTTGTTGCTATCGCTGCAGTTTATTTACAAAAAACAATTTTGGCTATTCCTGCTGGTGGTCATTGCAGGTGCATTTTTTCATGCTTCTACTTTGTTGATTCTTCCTTTTTACTTTATTGTCAATCGCTTTCAGTTGAAGAATTCACATGCAATATGTATAGCTATCATTGCATTTGTTATAGGAAAGGTTTTTCACCCCTTCAACCTGTTGATGGGTCTGCCACTGGGAGAGGGTTTGTATGTACTGAACAAGCTTGAGATGCATAAAAATACACTGGAGGGTGGTGTAGGAAACAGGACAGCAGATGTTTATATAATCATGGCTTTGCTAAAGCTGGGCTTTAATATTTTCCTGCGGTACAAAGCTGATCTTTTGCAAGAGCGGTTTAAATATTTCAGAACCTTCCTCACAGTACATTTTTGGGGATACGTTATATATCTACTATTATCGGATATGCATATTGTTAGCGCAAGAATTTCAGAACTGTTGGGTATTACCGAGATATTCCTGATACCAATGCTCATTGAAGTGTTTACACCAAAGTGGGCAGGTAAATCTATGGTCATCACTATGGCCGTATTCCAGTTGGTCATCAGTTTGTTCATTGTAAAGTTGGTTCGTCCTTATGAGCTTGGCATCTAGTACTAAAAGAAATATATACCTGGTGATCCCACAATTTAAAACTGGTGGAGGTAACCGGGTTTTTGTGGAATTGGCCAATGTATTGGCGGAGGAGCATTCGGTTACTATTATCTTTCCTAACAATACGGAGGATAGTCATACATTTTTTGTATCACCAAAAATCAAGATCCAACCCATTGGTGCTATTGCATTAACTAAAAGTAAAAAGCTCATCAACCTTTTTCAGTGTATCCGTTACATCAATAGACACTGCAAGGATGGCAATGTGATCATTACAGATCCATTTATGTGCTTGCTAGGCTTCATGATAAAAGTTCCAAGGCTCTATAGATTCGTGCAGGCCGATGATTATAGGATTTTTGATGATAAGATGATCCTCAAGAACGATCTAATGCTCGCTACTTACAAAAGGCTTTGTGAACGCAGTTATAGGTTCAGGATGAACTATATTTTCAACTCTTCCTACACCTATCAAAGATTCATTGAGGTATCCAAAACATCTGTTCCATATTTATTGGTTCATCCTGCTCTCAACCACGATGTATTCAATAACCGCAACAGGATACCAGCTGGCACTAATGCAAAGATCAATATAGCTCTCATAGCGCGTAAGCACCCATGGAAGGGATTTACTACCTTCCTAGAGGTTTGGAAGCAACTTGATGAAGAAGTAAAACAAAGCATCAACAAGGTATCTTTGATAAGTCATGATGACTTATCAAGCTTTCCTGTTGAACAATTTCAACTGGTAAAACCGCAGTCAGATCATGAGATAGCTGACGTTATGCGGCAATCCGATATCTTCATATCTACTTCATGGTGGGAAGGATTTGGTTTACCACCATTGGAAGCTATGGCATGTGGCTGTGCAGTAATAACATCTAAATCTGGTGGCGTGGATGAATATGCGCGTGATGATAAAAACTGCCTGATGTATGAACCGAAAAACGTAGAACAACTTAAACAGGCGATTGAAAGATTGCTTAAAAACAGGCACGAAATTTACTGCATTGCAAACGAGGGAGTGGAGTCTTCAAAACAATTTTCATGGACAAATTCTGCTCGCCAGCTTCTAGAAATTATTCAATGATGACCGGAACACCTCTTCAGTTAACCGTATCAATTGTTTTATATGAAAGTAAGGCAACGGAAATAAAAGGTTTAATCAGCTCCCTTTTAGATACTTCTCTAAACATAAAGGTCTTCCTGGTCGACAACTCATCCACCGATCGTTTAAAAAGACTTGCTACAGACAAACGAGTTACCTACATATTCAATAACAAAAATATTGGTTATGGCAGAGGGCATAACATAGGCATTTTTGAAAGTATTAAATCTGGTTCTCCTTACCACCTGGTGGTAAATCCGGATGTGGAAATGGAAGGTGAGATACTTGAAAAGATGTACAACTTTATGGAGGAACACCCGGATGCCGGTTGTGTAGTTCCCAATGTTCTTTACCCTGATGGTAACAAGCAGTACCTGAATAAACTTTATCCAACTCCTTTCGACCTGATGATGAGGAGATTCCTACCTGAGAAGCTTTCTAAAACTTTCCCCCGCTTCGATAAATACGAATTAAAGCACCTTGATAATGTGACCAGGCAGGTTCCTATAGCTTCTGGTTGTTTTTTATTTTGCAGAAATCTTGTACTGAAAGAAATAGGCGGCTTCGATTCGCGTTATTTTATGTATCTGGAAGATACTGATATGTGCAGGCGCATAAATGAAGTATCAAAAGTTATTTTTTGGCCAGAGATAGAAGTAATTCATGCATATGCCAAAGGTTCTTATAGCAACCCTCGCTTGCTATTTTACCATATATCTTCTGCCATCAAATATTTCAATAAGTGGGGATGGCTTTTTGATGCAGAAAGGCGAAGAATTAACCGTCAATTCAAATAGAACGGTTGATCATCTGCAAAAAAAATGCATCTTCACACGGTTTTTTTATCTGTAAAAAAAATAATGTATTCATATAATGTCTAAAAAAGCCCTAATCACAGGTATTACCGGCCAGGACGGAGCATACCTGGCGGAACTGTTGTTAAACAAAGGATACGAGGTTCATGGAACGAAGAGAAGAAGTTCTATGTTCAACACCGACAGGATCGATCACCTATATGAAGATCCGCATACGCCTAACCGCAGCATGATCCTGCACTATGGCGATCTTACCGACAGCACCAATCTAATCCGCATCATCCAGGAGGTTCAGCCGGATGAGATCTACAACCTGGCAGCAATGAGCCATGTAGCGGTAAGTTTTGAAACACCTGAATACACTGCCAATGCCGACGGTATAGGTACTTTGAGAATTTTAGAAGCTATCCGCATATTGGGCCTGACCGAAAAAACCCGCATCTACCAGGCATCTACTTCAGAATTATACGGGCTGGTACAGGCGGTGCCTCAAAGCGAGACAACACCTTTCTACCCACGTTCTCCATACGCGGTTGCTAAGCTATATGCTTACTGGATCACCGTAAACTACCGGGAAGCGTACGGCATGTATGCTTGCAATGGTATCCTTTTCAACCACGAATCACCTCTACGCGGCGAAACATTCGTAACACGTAAGATCACCCGTGGTGTAGCTAAAATAGCGCTTGGGTTGCAGGACATCCTGTACCTGGGTAATATGAATGCTAAGCGCGACTGGGGTCATGCAAAAGATTATGTGGAAGCTATGTGGCGCATACTGCAGCAGGATACGCCTACTGACTATGTGATAGCTACCGGTGTAACTACCGAGATCCGCGAGTTTGTAAAGATGGCTTTTGCTGAAGCAGGAATTGAAGTTGCTTTCCGCGGCGAGCAGGAAAACGAAGAAGGTTATGTAGTAGCCTGCAATGGTGACTTCCAACTGGCTGAAGGCACTGTAGTAGTAAAAGTTGATCCGCGCTACTACCGTCCTACAGAGGTGGAGTTGCTGATAGGTGACGCTACCAAATCAAAAGAAATATTGGGCTGGGAACCTAAATACACTGTACAGGAACTTTGTGCTGAAATGGTACAGAGCGATATCGACCTGTTCCGCCGCGAAGTGCTGCTGAAAGAAAGTGGATTTAGCATTAAGAATGAATTTGAATAGCCGGGAAGGCGGTAGGCTTTAGGAGGCGTTAGGTTGTAGAAGTTAGGCATTACAGATGCGTGATGCTGGATAGCTGATCGAAGCAGGATAAGCCTAACAACTTCCAACTACCAACTACCATCTACCATCTCCTCACACCCCACACCCCATACCTCATATATAATGAACAAAGAAGACAAGATCTACATTGCCGGCCATCGTGGGATGGTCGGCAGTGCTATTAATAGAAAACTACAGTCCGAAGGTTATACCAACATCATTGTAAGAACATCTGCTGAACTGGACCTGAGAAACCAGCAGGCAGTGTTCGATTTTTTTGATCAGGAGAAGCCGCAGTATGTTTTTCTTGCTGCCGCAAAAGTTGGAGGCATCAATGCTAACAACGTGTACCGCGCCGAGTTCCTGTACGACAACCTGATGATTGAAGCCAACATCATTCATGCTGCGCATCAGTCAGGTGTTACCAAGCTGTTGTTCCTTGGTTCTTCATGTATCTATCCAAAAATGGCGCCCCAGCCATTGAAGGAAGAAGCCCTGCTTTCAGGTTACCTGGAGTATACCAACGAGCCATACGCAATTGCCAAAATTGCTGGTATCAAGCTTTGTGAAGCCTACCGCTCACAGTACGGCAGCAACTTTATTTCTGCCATGCCTACCAACCTGTATGGTCCTAACGATAACTACGACCTGAAGAAAAGCCACGTATTGCCGGCGCTCTTGCGCAAGATGATCATGGCGAAAAGGAACAATGCAGAATCAGTAGAGATCTGGGGTACGGGTTCTCCAAAGAGAGAATTTTTACACGTAGACGATCTTGCAGAAGCTTGCATTTTCCTGATGTTGAACTACAACGACCCGCAGTTTGTAAACATTGGTACCGGTGAGGACATATCTATCTATGAGCTTACCGAACTGGTGAAAGAGATTGTAGGTTTTGAAGGACCGATCAAGACAAACCCGGAGATGCCGGACGGTACACCACGCAAGCTGATGGACGTTTCGAAGATCAACAACATGGGCTGGAAAGCTTCTATTTCTTTACGCGACGGCATAACATCCGTTTACAACGAAATCAAAGACCGCGAGTGGGATCAGTAGGTGAGAAGCCACATCAGAAGCCTCGGCTGCTTATCATACTTAATAGGTTTGTAATTGGAGGCCAGGCAGTAGATACCATTCCGCTCGTTCATGAACTTCAAAAGGACTTTAATGTCCTGATTTTATACGGTGAAAAAGAAAAGGATGAAATAGAACCATCCTTTCTTTTGCACCAGTACCCCGGTCTTCAGCTGAAAAAGATCAGCCACCTAAGAAGGAGCATCAATCCTTTCATCGACATCATTGCCTTCTTTAGGCTGTACTTTACCATCTCCAAATTCAAAGCGCAAATTGTACATACGCATGGCGCTAAATCTGGTTTCTTAGGTAGGTTGGCCGCTTTCATTTCAGGCGTTCCCGTTATCATTCACACCTTTCACGGGCATTTTTTCCATTCTTATTTTTCAAAAAGAATTTCTAACCTGGTTGCCGCCGTTGAACGCATGGCCGGTAAAATAACCACGGCTGCTATCGCCTTAAGCGAAACACAAAAGCACGACCTGGTGCACGTGTATAAAGTTCTTCCGGAAAATAAGATAAGGGTGGTGCCACTTGGTTTTGCATACCCTTCTTCTGAAAATGGTGCCACTTTAAGGAACAATTTCCGGCAGCAGTACGGCCTGCAGGAACCGGATATTGCAATTGGAATTGTTGGACGTATCGTTCCGGTGAAAGATCATTTCTTCTTTTTAGAAATAGTAGAAACTTATATGAAGAGCTATCCTGGCAGCAGGGTGGCTTTTTTTGTTATCGGCGATGGCGACCTGCGGCGGCAGCTTGAAGCTAGATTGGCAGAAATAAGCATCAGCTATTCCAACTCCGCCATTAGTGATTATACGCGTGTAGTATTTACTTCCTGGCTGCAGGACATGGACATGGTGATGACGGGTTTAGATATCGTTGTTCTCACTTCTTTGAATGAAGGGACACCTTTATCTATGATAGAAGCACAATATTTTCGCCGCCCTGTAGTTTGTACTAATGTTGGTGGAGTAAAAGATACTATGGTAGATGGTGAAACAGGCTACCTGGTAGAAAACAGGAATACAGCTTCTTTTGTAGAAAAACTGCATAGGCTGGTAGAGAGCGAACAACTTCGAAGTGCTATGGGCGAGGCCGCTCATGCTTTTGTATTACAGAAGTTCTCTAAAACGAACGAGGTGAACATTACGAAAGAATTTTATCTTTCTTTGCTGCACCAAAAATTACCTACCACCAAAACCGTAGAAGCTGAAAAGCAGTTGTAAAAGCAATATCTGAATGAAAATCTTAGTAACGGGAACGGCAGGATTTATTGGGTTTCACTTGGCTGAAAGATTGGTGCAGCGTGGCGACGAGGTAATTGGACTGGATAGCATAAACACCTATTACGACATTAACCTGAAGTATAGCCGGTTAGCTGAACATGGAATTTGTAAAAACAAGATCAGCTACAATACAATTTTAAAAAGCGAGAAGTTTAGCAACTATAGTTTTATTCAACTTGAACTGGATGACAAGGCAAACCTTGTTCAATTTGTAAAAGAGCAGGAGTTTGATGTAGTGGTAAATCTTGCTGCGCAGGCTGGCGTTCGATATTCTCTTACCAATCCTGATGTATATGTAGGAAGTAACATCGTAGGATTTTCTAACCTGGTGGAAGCGTGCAGGTATGGCAACATCAAGCATTTAGTTTATGCCAGCAGTTCCAGTGTGTATGGATTAAATGAAGGTGTTCCATTTTCTACTTCTGTGAACGTGGACCACCCGATGTCGCTGTATGCCGCCAGTAAAAAAACAAATGAGCTGATGGCGCATGTATACAGCCATCTGTTCAATATACCTACTACAGGACTTAGATTTTTTACTGCTTACGGCCCGTGGGGAAGACCAGATATGGCCTTGTTCATTTTTACCAAATCTATACTTGAGGGTAAAGAAATAGAAGTGTACAGCAATGGTGAAATGATACGCGACTTCACCTATATAGATGATATAGTGGAAGGCGTGGTGCGGGTGATAGATAATCCGGCCAAGAAAAATGAAGATTGGGACCCTACTGATCCGGATCCTTCTTCGTCTAAAGCACCATATAAGATCTACAATATCGGCAACAACTCGCCGGTACGCCTGCTCGATTTTGTTATTGCCATTGAAGAAGAATTAGGTATAGAAGCAAAAAAAGTTTTCTTACCATTGCAACCGGGAGAAGTACCGGCTACTTATGCAGATGTTTCAGAACTGGTGGCGGATATGGACTACAAGCCGAACACCTCAATAAAATATGGAGTAAAGCAGTTTGTTAACTGGTACAAAAACTATTATAAAGTATCATGAAAAGCATTTTAATAACCGGTGGAGCCGGTTTCATTGGTTCACACGTGGTTCGTTTATTTGTGACCAAATATCCAGGCTACAAGATCGTAAACCTGGACGCCCTTACCTATGCAGGCAACCTGGAGAACCTGGCCGATATTGACCAGTCTCCTAACTACTTCTTCGAAAAAGTAAACCTGCTGGATGTAAACGAGCTGGACTGTGTGTTTGCAGAACATGCTATCACCGATGTTATTCACCTGGCTGCGGAGTCGCATGTGGATCGCTCTATTCACTCACCGTTAGATTTTGTTTATACCAATATAGTAGGTACAGTTAACCTGCTGAACGAGGCAAAGAAATATTGGAAAGAAGACATGGAGAACCACCTGTTCTACCACGTTTCTACCGATGAGGTATACGGTGCTTTGGGCGAAACAGGTTTCTTTACTGAAGAAACACCTTACCATCCTAACTCCCCGTATAGCGCCAGCAAAGCGTCGTCCGATCATTTTGTTCGTGCTTATGGCGAGACTTATGATCTGCCTTTTGTTATTTCTAACTGTAGCAACAACTACGGCCCTTACCATTTCCCGGAAAAGCTGATCCCCCTTTTCATCAATAATATCATTAACAAAAAGCCGCTGCCTGTATATGGCGATGGCAAATACACCCGCGATTGGCTTTTTGTAAAAGATCATGCTACTGCTATTGATACTGTTTTTCACAATGGCAAAAGAGGTGATACGTATAATATTGGTGGCTTCAACGAGTGGAAGAACATTGACCTGGTGAAACTGCTCATTAAGCAGATGGACGAGAAACTGGGAAATGAACCAGGTACCAGTGATGAACTGATCACTTACGTAAAAGACAGGCCAGGACACGACCGCCGTTATGCAATAGATGCTACTAAAATCAATAAAGAACTTGGCTGGAAACCTTCTGTAACTTTTGAAGAAGGCTTAAGCGAAACCATTGATTGGTATCTGGAAAATACCGAGTGGCTGAACAATGTAACATCAGGCAACTACCAGCAGTATTACGAAAACATGTATGCAAACAGGTAGCAGCGCTGCAGCATACAAATGCTATTGTACCCTTTATGAAAATTGAAAAAACAAAGCTACAGGACTGTTTCATCATACACGACAGCGTGTTTCCTGATGAGCGTGGACACTTCTTTGAAAGCTTCAACAAAAAACGCTTCCAGGATCTTTCAGGTGTAGAAGTTGATTTTGTACAGGATAACCAATCACGTTCTACCCGTGGTGTACTGCGCGGATTACATTTCCAAACAGGTGAACATGCACAGGCTAAATTGGTGCGTGTGCTGCGTGGCGAAGTGCTGGATGTAGCGGTGGATATTCGTCGTTCATCTCCAACATTTGGGCAGCATGTTGCGGTTCATTTATCGGAAGACTCGCATACACAGTTATTCGTACCACGTGGTTTTGCACATGGTTTTGTGGTACTCAGCGATACTGCTGATTTCTTTTACAAGTGCGATAACTTTTATAACAAAGCATCTGAAGGTGGGTTGATATACAATGATCCCGAACTTAACATAGACTGGCAGCTATCTGCTGAAGAATTGCTTGTTTCATCTAAAGACCAGGAGTTGCCAACCCTGGCTAACTGTCAAACACTGTTTAACTAACATGAAAGGAATTATCCTCGCCGGTGGATCCGGTACCCGTTTGTATCCCATTACCAAAGGCATAAGCAAGCAGCTGATGCCGGTATACGATAAGCCAATGATCTACTACCCGCTGAGCGTGCTCATGCTGGCAGGTATCAGGGAGATCTTAATCATCACTACTCCAGAAGACAGCGAACAGTTTCAGCGCCTGCTGGGCAATGGCAACGAATTCGGATGTCAACTGCAGTACGCGGTGCAGGCAGTTCCTAATGGTTTAGCACAAGCTTTTGTTATAGGCGAAGAGTTCGTAGGAAAAGAGAAAGTAGCTCTAATATTGGGGGATAACATCTTCTACGGAAGTGGTTTCAGTAAGCTTGTTCAATCGTTTAATGATGTAGAAGGCGCAGCTGTATTTGCTTACGAGGTAAGCGATCCTGAGCGTTATGGCGTGGTTGAATTTGATGAGCATTTTAACGCAATGAGCATTGAAGAAAAGCCGGTAAATCCAAAATCACATTATGCTGTTCCGGGATTGTACTTCTATGACAATTCAGTGGTTGAAATAGCAAAGAATATAAAACCATCACCACGCGGCGAGTACGAGATTACTGATGTAAACCGCCACTACCTGGAGCAAGGCAAACTAAAAGTAGGTGTGATGGACCGCGGTACAGCATGGCTGGATACCGGGACATTTGACTCTCTTAGCGATGCTTCAGAATTTGTTCGTGTAATAGAAAAGCGCCAGGGACAAAAGATTGGTTGTATAGAAGAGGTAGCATATCGCATGGGCTTCCTTTCCCATCCTGAGCTGATGCAACTTGCAGAAAAGTATATAAAGAGCGGCTATGGCCAGTACCTGAAGCGCATTCATAAGCTTCCGGGGCAATAGCACCAACTTTCATGATTGAACTTGATCTATTTAACAACCGGCAAATGCCGGTTTTTTTGTTTGTTGAACCATTTGGTTAATTTAATGTTTTAGTGGTAAGGCTTCTTTAAACCCGGTAACATTAAACACAGTTAGTAGTTATGAATGCTTTCACTATCAAAGACCTGGAAAACCTAAGCGGCGTAAAGGCGCATACCATCAGGATATGGGAACAACGTTACTCCTTCATTAAACCTCAGCGCACCGGCACCAACATCCGGTACTACAGCAATGAAGAGCTGAAAACGATCCTCAACATAGCATTGTTGAACCGCTATGGCTATAAGATCTCGCACATAGATAAGATGGATACGAGGGAGCTGGAAGAGCGGATACAAAACCTGGCAGCTGTACACGCAAAGCAGGAAAGTGTGCTTAATCAACTCATCAGCCATATGGTAGAAATGGAAATAGATGATTTTGATGATGTACTTTCTGGATACATAGCGGCACATGGCATAGACAAAACCATCATGGATGTCATTTTTCCGTTCTTAGAAAAAGTAGGAATACTGTGGCAGACAAACCATATTTACCCTGCACAAGAGCACTTGGTAACCAATGTAATACGGCAGAAGTTGGTGGTAGGAATTGAAAATGTTTCCAACAACTGGCGTAGCGATAAGCTGGTGCTTTTATACCTGCCGGAAAATGAATTTCACGAGCTTGGCCTGCTGTACGTGAACTACCTGCTAAAGAAAAGAGGTGTTCGCTCGTTGTACCTGGGAGCAAGTTTGCCGCTTAAAGATTTGGAGGTGGTAGTGAAAATGAAGAACCCGCTTTACCTCCACACGCATCTTACATCGGTGGCTCACAACTTCAACCTGGAGAAGTATATGAACCAACTCCACCAGCGTATTCCTGATGTTCCGGTTATCATCTCAGGTCCAGTTACGCATGATTATAAAAAGTCAGTTCCTGCTAATATCAGCTTC
This region of Aridibaculum aurantiacum genomic DNA includes:
- the rfbA gene encoding glucose-1-phosphate thymidylyltransferase RfbA; protein product: MKGIILAGGSGTRLYPITKGISKQLMPVYDKPMIYYPLSVLMLAGIREILIITTPEDSEQFQRLLGNGNEFGCQLQYAVQAVPNGLAQAFVIGEEFVGKEKVALILGDNIFYGSGFSKLVQSFNDVEGAAVFAYEVSDPERYGVVEFDEHFNAMSIEEKPVNPKSHYAVPGLYFYDNSVVEIAKNIKPSPRGEYEITDVNRHYLEQGKLKVGVMDRGTAWLDTGTFDSLSDASEFVRVIEKRQGQKIGCIEEVAYRMGFLSHPELMQLAEKYIKSGYGQYLKRIHKLPGQ
- a CDS encoding MerR family transcriptional regulator gives rise to the protein MNAFTIKDLENLSGVKAHTIRIWEQRYSFIKPQRTGTNIRYYSNEELKTILNIALLNRYGYKISHIDKMDTRELEERIQNLAAVHAKQESVLNQLISHMVEMEIDDFDDVLSGYIAAHGIDKTIMDVIFPFLEKVGILWQTNHIYPAQEHLVTNVIRQKLVVGIENVSNNWRSDKLVLLYLPENEFHELGLLYVNYLLKKRGVRSLYLGASLPLKDLEVVVKMKNPLYLHTHLTSVAHNFNLEKYMNQLHQRIPDVPVIISGPVTHDYKKSVPANISFKSTLAEVMAGIENI